Proteins co-encoded in one Melopsittacus undulatus isolate bMelUnd1 chromosome 18, bMelUnd1.mat.Z, whole genome shotgun sequence genomic window:
- the NEFL gene encoding neurofilament light polypeptide, with amino-acid sequence MSSYGYDPFFPSYKRRYAESPRLHVSAMRSSGGYSSTRSAYSSLSAPVSSVSVRRSYATSSASGSLLHSVDNLDLSQVAAISNDLKSIRSQERAQLQDLNDRFACFIERVHELEQQNKVLEAELLVLRQKHAEPSRFRALYEQEIRELRLAAEEATSEKQALQGERESLEETLRGLQARYEEEVLSREDAEARLLEVRKGADEAALARAELEKRVDSLLDELAFLKKVHEEELAELQAQIQYAHLSVEMDVSAKPDLSAALRDIRAQYEKLAARNMQNAEEWFRSRFTVLSESAAKNTDAVRAAKDEVSESRRLLKAKTLEIEATRGMNEALEKQLQELEEKQSADISALQDTINKLENELRTTKSEMARYLKEYQDLLNVKMALDIEIAAYRKLLEGEETWLSFTSVGSITSGYTQTAPTFGRSAYSGLQSSSYLMTTRSFPTYYSSHVQEEQIEIEETVEAAKAGEAKAAPGEEGEEEEKEEGEEEAGEEAEEEEEGAKEESEEAKEGEEEEEGEETAAEEGEESQETAEETGEEEKEEKGAAGKEESEVKKKA; translated from the exons ATGAGCTCCTACGGCTACGACCCGTTCTTCCCCTCCTACAAGCGCCGCTATGCCGAGAGCCCTCGGCTCCATGTCTCGGCGATGCGCAGCAGCGGAGGGTACAGCTCGACGCGCTCGGCGTACTCCAGCCTGTCCGCACCCGTGTCCTCGGTGTCGGTTCGCCGCAGCTACGCCACCTCCAGCGCCTCGGGCTCCCTCCTGCACTCCGTGGACAACCTCGACCTTAGCCAGGTAGCGGCCATCAGCAACGACCTCAAGTCGATCCGCAGCCAGGAGCGGGCGCAGCTGCAGGACCTCAACGACCGCTTCGCCTGCTTCATCGAGCGGGTGCatgagctggagcagcagaacAAGGTGCTGGAGGcggagctgctggtgctgcggCAGAAGCACGCTGAGCCCTCCCGTTTCCGTGCCCTCTACGAGCAGGAGATCCGGGAGCTGCGCTTGGCTGCCGAGGAGGCGACGAGCGAGAagcaggctctgcagggagaaCGGGAGAGCCTGGAGGAGACGCTCCGAGGGCTGCAGGCTCGCTACGAGGAGGAGGTGCTGAGCCGGGAGGATGCGGAGGCGCGGCTGCTGGAGGTGCGCAAGGGAGCGGACGAGGCGGCGCTGGCCCGGGCGGAGCTGGAGAAGCGGGTGGACAGCTTGCTGGACGAGCTGGCCTTCCTCAAGAAGGTGCATGAGGAGGAGCTGGCCGAGCTGCAGGCGCAGATCCAGTACGCGCATCTCTCCGTGGAGATGGACGTGTCGGCCAAACCCGATCTCTCGGCCGCGCTGCGCGACATCCGCGCTCAGTACGAGAAGCTGGCGGCTCGCAACATGCAGAACGCCGAGGAGTGGTTCCGCAGCCGCTTCACCGTCCTCAGCGAGAGCGCGGCCAAGAACACGGACGCCGTCCGCGCAGCCAAGGACGAGGTCTCCGAGAGCCGCCGCCTGCTCAAAGCCAAGACGCTGGAGATCGAGGCCACCCGCGGCATGAACGAGGCgctggagaagcagctgcaggagctggaagagAAGCAGAGCGCTGATATCTCTGCCCTGCAG GATACAATCAACAAATTGGAGAATGAGTTGAGGACCACCAAGAGTGAAATGGCTCGGTACTTGAAGGAATATCAAGATCTGCTCAATGTGAAAATGGCCCTGGACATTGAAATTGCTGCATATAG GAAGCTACTGGAAGGCGAAGAGACCTGGCTCAGTTTCACTAGTGTGGGAAGCATCACCAGTGGGTACACCCAGACCGCCCCGACCTTCGGCAGGTCTGCCTACAGTGGTCTCCAGTCCAGCTCCTACTTGATGACCACCCGTTCCTTCCCCACGTACTACTCCAGTCACGTCCAGGAAGAGCAGATAGAAATAGAGGAAACAGTTGAGGCTGCTAAAGCAGGGGAAGCCAAGGCAGCCCCTGGAGAAGAaggtgaggaggaagagaaagaggaaggtgAGGAAGAAGCAGGTGAAGAggctgaagaggaggaggaag GTGCTAAGGAAGAATCTGAAGAAGCCAAAGagggtgaggaagaggaagaaggggaagaaacagcagctgaagaaggGGAGGAGTCTCAGGAaactgctgaggaaactggtgaggaggagaaggaagagaaaggagcagcaggaaaagaagagagtgaAGTGAAGAAGAAGGCTTGA
- the NEFM gene encoding neurofilament medium polypeptide, translating to MSYTMEPLGNPSYRRVTETRATYSRASASPSSGFRSQSWSRGSGSTVSSSYKRTNLGVPRAVYGSTVLSSAESLDVSQSSLLNGAAELKLSRSNEKEQLQGLNDRFAGYIEKVHYLEQQNKEIEAELAALRQKHAGRAQLSDAYEQELRELRGALEQVSHEKAQIQLDSEHIEEDIQRLRERFEDEARLRDETEATIRALRKEMEEASLMRAELDKKVQSLQDEVAFLRGNHEEEVAELLAQLQASHATVERKDYLKTDLTTALKEIRAQLECQSDHNMHQAEEWFKCRYAKLTEAAEQNKEAIRSAKEEIAEYRRQLQSKSIELESVRGTKESLERQLSDIEERHNNDLTTYQDTIHQLENELRGTKWEMARHLREYQDLLNVKMALDIEIAAYRKLLEGEETRFSAFSGSITGPVFTHRQPTVTIASTKIQKTKIEPPKLKVQHKFVEEIIEETKVEDEKSEMEDALAAIAEEMAVKAQEEEKAEEAEEEEKAAAEEAAEEEEKEEEEGEEEEEAAKSDAAEEGGSEKEEIEEKEEGEEAEEEGEEAEAKGKAEEVAAKVEKVKSPPAKSPPKSPPKSPVTEPAKAAQKEPPAEAGKEQKVEKGTEKPAKEEEKAASPEKPATPKVTSPDKAATPEKAVSPEKAVAPEKPVVPEKLRSPEKPVMPEKPRSPEKPAPPEKPRTPEKPASPEKPRSPEKPPSPVKDGKAVVEETVTVTKVTKISAEVEKGSRKEDIAVNGEVEEKKEEASKEKEVEEEDKGVVTNGLDVSPIDEKGEKIVVTKKAEKISGEGGDSTTTYITKSVTVTQKVEEHEESFEEKLVSTKKVEKVTSHAVVKEVKEAE from the exons ATGAGCTACACCATGGAGCCCCTGGGCAACCCCTCGTACCGCCGGGTGACCGAGACCCGGGCCACCTACAGCCGTGCCAGCGCCTCCCCGTCCAGCGGCTTCCGTTCGCAGTCGTGGTCGCGGGGCTCGGGTAGCACCGTGTCCTCCTCCTACAAGCGCACCAACCTGGGGGTCCCGCGGGCTGTCTACGGCTCCACGGTGCTGAGCTCAGCCGAGAGCCTGGACGTGAGTCAGTCCTCGCTGCTGAACGGTGCGGCGGAGCTGAAGCTGAGCCGGTCTAACGAGAAGGAGCAGCTGCAGGGGCTCAACGACCGCTTCGCCGGGTACATCGAGAAAGTGCATTACCTGGAGCAGCAGAACAAGGAGATAGAGGCGGAGCTGGCGGCGCTGCGGCAGAAGCACGCCGGGCGGGCGCAGCTGAGCGATGCTTACGAGCAGGAGCTGCGGGAGCTGCGCGGGGCCCTGGAGCAGGTGAGCCATGAGAAAGCGCAGATCCAGCTGGATTCGGAGCACATCGAGGAGGACATCCAGCGCCTGCGGGAGCGCTTCGAGGATGAGGCGCGGCTGCGCGACGAGACGGAGGCCACCATCCGCGCCCTGCGCAAGGAGATGGAGGAGGCCTCGCTGATGCGGGCGGAGCTGGACAAGAAGGTGCAGTCGCTGCAGGACGAGGTGGCCTTTCTGCGGGGTAACCACGAGGAGGAGGTGGCCGAGCTGCTGGCGCAGCTGCAGGCGTCCCATGCCACGGTGGAGAGGAAGGACTACCTGAAGACCGACCTCACCACGGCGCTGAAGGAGATCCGCGCCCAGCTGGAGTGCCAGTCCGACCACAACATGCACCAGGCCGAGGAGTGGTTCAAGTGCCGCTATGCCAAGCTGACGGAGGCGGCCGAGCAGAACAAGGAGGCGATCCGCTCCGCCAAGGAGGAGATCGCCGAGTACCGCCGGCAGCTCCAGTCCAAGAGCATCGAGCTGGAGTCCGTCCGCGGCACTAAGGAGTCGCTGGAGCGGCAGCTCAGCGACATCGAGGAGCGTCACAACAACGACCTCACCACCTACCAG GACACGATCCATCAGCTGGAGAATGAGCTTAGAGGAACAAAGTGGGAAATGGCACGTCACTTGAGGGAATACCAGGACCTCCTCAATGTCAAGATGGCCCTGGACATCGAAATTGCTGCATACAG GAAGCTACTGGAGGGCGAAGAGACAAGATTCAGTGCCTTCTCTGGAAGCATTACTGGGCCCGTATTCACACACAGGCAACCAACAGTCACAATAGCATCCACTAagattcagaaaacaaagattgAACCACCAAAGCTGAAGGTCCAGCACAAGTTTGTAGAAGAAATCATCGAAGAGACAAAGGTAGAAGATGAGAAGTCTGAAATGGAAGATGCCCTAGCAGCTATTGCAGAAGAAATGGCAGTCAAAGcccaggaggaagaaaaggcagaagaagcagaggaagaggagaaggctgctgcagaagaagccgctgaggaagaagagaaggaggaagaagaaggtgaggaggaggaagaagctgcAAAATCTgatgcagcagaggaaggaggttctgaaaaggaagaaatagaggaaaaggaggaaggggaggaggctGAGGAAGAGGGTGAGGAAGCTGAGGCCAAGGGCAAAGCTGAGGAGGTAGCAGCAAAGGTAGAGAAGGTCAAATCACCTCCCGCAAAGTCCCCCCCTAAGTCCCCCCCTAAATCTCCTGTAACGGAGCCAGCCAAGGCTGCCCAGAAAGAGCCACCTGCAGAAGCAGGCAAAGAACAGAAGGTGGAGAAAGGCACTGAGAAACCAgccaaggaggaagagaaagcagcatCTCCGGAGAAGCCAGCGACACCAAAGGTAACGTCTCCAGACAAGGCAGCAACCCCGGAGAAGGCTGTGAGCCCAGAGAAAGCAGTGGCTCCTGAGAAGCCGGTGGTGCCGGAGAAGCTGCGCTCGCCGGAGAAGCCGGTGATGCCAGAGAAGCCTCGTTCCCCTGAGAAACCAGCACCTCCAGAGAAACCCCGGACCCCGGAGAAACCGGCCTCACCGGAGAAGCCTCGCTCCCCAGAGAAGCCGCCCTCCCCAGTTAAGGATGGGAAGGCTGTGGTGGAGGAGACGGTGACGGTGACGAAGGTAACCAAGATCAGTGCAGAGGTAGAGAAGGGGTCGAGGAAAGAAGACATTGCAGTGAATGGtgaggtggaggagaagaaggaagaggcatcCAAAGAGAAGGAGGTTGAGGAGGAGGACAAGGGAGTTGTCACTAATGGCTTAGATGTGAGTCCGATTGATGAGAAGGGTGAGAAAATAGTAGTAAccaaaaaagcagagaagatcTCTGGTGAAGGTGGGGACAGTACAACCACATACATCACCAAGTCAGTGACGGTCACCCAGAAGGTAGAGGAACACGAAGAAAGCTTTGAGGAGAAATTAGTGTCCACCAAGAAAGTGGAGAAAGTCACTTCACACGCTGTAGTAAAAGAGGTTAAAGAGGCTGAATAA